The Mangrovibacillus cuniculi sequence GCTCCTACCCCTTGGCGAAGCTGTGGCGGAGTTAGTCGGCCAATTTCTTGCCTTTCGTCCGGCTGGTTATTGAATTGTTGATAAAGAAGGTCCGAAAAAGTACTTTCTTTCCGCTTGTAGCCGTTTGTTTGGACGTTCGCTAGGTTATGGCTAATGGAGTCCATTTGTAATTGAAGCTGTGCGAGTGTATTCGTTGCAGTAATCATCGTACGGTTCATTTACTGTTATCCCCCTTACCCTATTCTACCGATTTCCGTCACGGCTTTTTCTAAGCTACGGTCATATGCTTGCAATACTTTTTGGTTCGCTTCGAATGTACGGTACGCCGTCATCATGTCTGTCATGGTTCTTGTAACGTCCACATTGGAGCGTTCAATATACCCTTGACGTAAATCAAATCGGACATCTTGGTTCGCATAAGCAGATGGAAGTACCGGGTTCTCTTGCCCATTTTCCAAGCGATAATGTCCGTTTCCTTCTTTCACCATTGCTTGTGGCTGTGCCGAAAATGCTATGCCAAGTTGCGCAATTTCTTCGTTATTTTCTAAAATAACACCGTCTTGACGGACCGTGAATTGGTCACTTTGCAACTGGATTGGTTGACCTTCTGTGCTCAGGACGTAACTCCCGTCTGGCATCGTAAGGAATCCTGCGCCATCCAAAGTAAAGTTTCCATTTCGCGTATAACGAATGTCTCCTTGTGCGTTTTGGATGGTAAAGAAGGTTACACCTTGAAGTCCCGACTCCTCATCAACAGGTATATCTATATCCGCTAAAGCAATATCAGTCGTCAAGTCCGTTTGTCGGAGAGCCCCTTGCATGAACTGTGGCAATCCTTCTTGCATGTAAACGCCTGTATTTAGCGAACCAATTGATGGCGAAATGGGTAAACGAAGGCCATTCTCTGTAGGAATGGAACCCCCTTCTTCCATACGCTGCAATAGCATTTCTGGAAAAGCACGAAGCGACGCTTGATCAGCTTTAAAGCCTGGCGTATTCGCGTTTGCCATGTTATTTGTTAGCATCTCGGTTCTTCGTTGTTGTGTAAGCATTCCTGAAGCAGCAGTGTAAAAACCTCTTAACATGTCGGCACCTCCATGTATCCGTTCAAGTTCTTCTCTCCATTATATCGGACAAGTCGACAAAATGATAAGTGGTTTTCGTCTATTTTTGTCAAATTATACGATGGAACGACGTTTAATTTTATCCATGTTTTCAAGCATAATACCTGTACCAATTGCCACGCAGTCTAATGGATTTTCTGCCACTAGTACCGGTACTTTTAGTTCTTCTGCTAGTAGCATATCAATGCCGTGTAGAAGCGCTCCACCACCTGTTAGGATTACACCACGATCAATAATGTCTGCAGATAGTTCTGGTGGTGTTTTCTCTAGTACGTTTTTCGCCGCTTGAACAATAACAGACACGGACTCACGAAGTGCTAATTCGATTTCCTCCGAATGTACAGTAATCGTTCTAGGCAAACCAGACACCATATCGCGTCCACGAATTTCAAGCGATTCGCTACGGCTACCCGGGAATACGGTTGCAATTTTGATTTTAATGTCTTCCGCTGTTCTTTCTCCGATTAACAACTTGTACTCTTTTTTGATGTATTGAAGGATTTCGTTATCAAAACGGTCACCCGCCATTTTAATAGAAGCAGATGTTACGATATCGCCCATAGATAATACAGCAACGTCCGTTGTTCCTCCACCAATGTCTACTACCATGTTTCCACTTGGCATAAAGATGTCCATTCCAGCTCCGATTGCTGCTACTTTTGGCTCTTCCGCAAGTTCTACTTGCTTCCCACCACTTTTTTCTGCCGCTTCACGGATTGCTTTCTTTTCCACACTTGTGATGTTAGTTGGACAGCAAATTAGAATACGAGGCTTCGATAGGAACCCTTTTACATTCAGCTTATTAATGAAGTATTTCAGCATGGATTCGGTTACATCAAAGTCTGCGATTACGCCATCTTTTAGCGGACGGATCGCAATAATGTTTCCTGGAGTACGTCCAACCATGCGACGTGCGTCCTCTCCTACTGCCAATACTCTATTCGTATTTTTATCAATTGCTACAACGGATGGCTCATTCAGAACAATCCCTTTTCCTTTTACGTGAATAAGAACGTTTGCTGTACCTAAATCAATTCCGATATCTTTTGCTAACATCTTTCTTTTTCTCCTTCCATCATTGGCTTTCTATAGTTGTCAATCGATCTATTTTCATATGTTGTTTATCACAGTCTCAACTTCATATTTTACCATAAACTTGTCGATTTACGGAATGTAATGTCGCTTTTTTATCGCAAAATAATTTGCATAGGTATATTGGCATAAAAAAGTAGAGGCAACCATGACGGCTACCTCTACTTTTGTTAGTTCACTACTTCATTTCCCATTTCATCTTTACGATATTTTTGCTTCGTTGCTTCTCCACCTCTTAGGTGACGAATAGACTTGTGATAGTCTAGAATATCTTTTACTTCATTAGCTAGATCTGGGTTAATTTCGGGTAATCTCTCGGTAAGATCTTTATGAACCGTACTCTTGGATACGCCAAATTCTTTCGCAATGACGCGAACGGTCTTTTTTGTCTCCACGATATATTTCCCTATCTTGATTGTTCTCTCTTTGATGTAATCGTGCACACTACTCGCCCTCCCTAAATTGGATGAGAAAGGTGTGAAATGAGACTCGTTTGCGATAAGAAAAATAGTGGATTACGTGTAAATATTGCACACGACAGGAAGTTCCTGCAATTACATTGTCTAATCAAATCTTAAGCTGCATATAGGAGTAGGTGTAGACGACTCTTCACCTCAGCCACTCTCTGATGTTGTCAGGTTTGTATTAGTTTATTAGCCTAGCATTCGCATTATGACCATTTAGGAAATATTTTTGAAGTTATCGCTAACTATTTCCCGAGAAATTTGTCGACCGATGACTACTTCATAAATACATCACCATCTTTGTAGACCATTTGCTCTGGATAACGAAGATTTGTTACTTCATCCTGCAGTTCTTTCGATGGTGCTTTTGTAAATAAGGAAACAACTATGTTGGAAAGGAAACCAGCTGCTGCACCAAACACGCCTGCTCCTGTATCACCAATGCCTGCAACCGTGAAGCCTGCTCTAGCAAGGAAAATATACGTTAGTGTTACCAGTAATCCAATAAGAAGACCCGATATGACACCTGGTGTGTTAGATCGCTTCCACCAAACTCCTAAGATAAGCGCTGGGAAGAAGGTACCCGAAGCAATGGCAAACGCCCATGCAACGATTTGAGTAATTACTCCTGGAGGGTTCAGTGCGACTAAACCTGCAATGACAGTTGCCCCAATAATGGTAGCACGTGCTACGAATAAGCGATTTCTTTCTGAAGCATCTGGTTTTAAAACGCGATAATAGATATCATGTGCAAAAGAAGAAGAAATGGAGATTAGTAGTCCACCCGCAGTAGATAGTGCTGCCGCCATTGCTCCTGCTGCCACTAATCCAATCACAAACATTCCTAAATTTGCAATCTCTGGAGTTGCCATAACGACGATATCGTTGGAAATGACTAGTTCGGACCACTGTAGGATCCCATCTTCGTTATTGTCTGCAAGCTGCAGCTTTCCAGTGTCTACCCATGATTTTGTCCATGCTGGTAAGTTTGCTAGTTCGCTTCCTGCAATTTTCGTCATTAGAATAAATCGAGAAAATGCCGCGTAAGCCGGTGCCGTTAAATAAAGAAGTCCGATGAATAGTAGTGCCCATGCTCCTGACCATCGAGCTGCTTTCATTGTAGAAACTGTATAGAAACGAACGATAACGTGTGGAAGTCCCGCTGTTCCCGCCATCAGTGTAAACATAAGCGCAAGGAATTGCCATTTCGTTCCGTTGGTGAACGGTGCGAAGTATTCGGATATTCCTAAATCTCTGTCTAGCTGACCCATTTTCTCTACGATGGAACCATAAGATAACCATGGAAGTGGATTCGCTGTAATTTGTAAAGACATGAAAACAACTGGAATAATGTATGCGATAATTAGCACTAAATATTGTGCGACTTGCGTCCAAGTGATTCCTTTCATACCACCGAATGCTGCGTAGAAAGCAATTAGGACAACGCCTATCATTGTTCCGACTTTCGCATCAATTTCGAAAAGACGTCCGATAACTACTCCGGATCCAGATAGTTGACCGATAGAGTACACGAAACTGATTAGGATGGTACAGATCGCCGCAATAACTCGAGCCGAGTGGCTGTTATAACGATCACCGATAAACTCTGGAACAGTATAACGGCCGTACTTTCGAAGTTGAGGTGCTAGTAGGAAAGTTAAAAATAAGTATCCACCCGTCCAACCCATTATGTAGGCAAGGCCGTCGTATCCAAGAAGCATAATGGTACCTGCAAGACCAATGAAGGAAGCTGCACTCATCCAATCTGCTCCAATTGCCATTCCGTTAAATACTGGTGGAACACCTCGACCAGCTACGTAAAAGTCCGATGTTTGTGTTGCTTTATTGTAGACTGCGATTCCTATATATAAAGCAAAAGTAGCTAAGATAATGATCATGGAAACTAGAAATTGAGCGTCCATCGTTTCTCCCCCTTCTTTGTTCTCTCTTTTGTTTAGTGGTCCATTGCTTTTCCTTCGCTCAGCATGACGTTACGTGTTTCGTCGATTCCGTATTTCTGATCGATTTTATCACTGACTTTCGCATTAACAAATAGTAGAATGATAAAAATTAAGATGGCACCTTGCGCACCCATAAAATAGTGGAACGGAAATCCGTTGATTGTAATGGCGGATAGCGGTTCTGCAAAAAAGACGACTCCAAAGCTTGCTAGAAATCCGATGAGGAAGTAGATGGCCATGTAACGATTTTTTTCTTTTACATATGCTTCTGCTTTTGCACGATCTATTTTCTTCACTATTTTTCCTCCTTATAGTCGTTATTGTAGGGCAAAGATAAATTTAATCGTGTCCAGGAATGGCATGGGAACTATGGCGACTTGGACGACGAAGTAAAAAACGATTGCTGCCACTGGCATGGCCAGCCAAAGTGGTTGTTTACGACGAACGAATAAGACGACTGCTGCGGTAGCTAATGAAAGCAGGATGATTAGCTCTACCAAGGGTTTAGGGCACCTCCTTTTGTGTAAGCGTTGTCATTTTGTCATGAAAAGTAGTACCTCTCGACGCTAGACTACAAATCTAAAAATTGTGACAATTTTGTGTCTCTCTATCATTCTAGTGGTATGACCAGTTATTGACAAGCTATAATTTTAGACAAGCGTTGTCGAAAATTTAGGAGATGGTTGGGAATTGGTTGGCGTTGTGGGGAGGGTGGGACTTTAGATATATTTTTTTATGCCTTCCGGTATACCTGATGCTGGTTTTGGACTTTTGGTATACCGCGGGACTCTTCTCTGGTATACCTGGCACTGGGTTTTGGGCTTTTGCTATACCGCGGGACTCTCCTCTGGTATACCTGACACTGGGTTTTGGACTTTTGCTATACCGCTGGACGCTCCTCTGGTATACCTGACACTGGGTTTTGGACTTCTGCTATACAGCGGGACGCTCCTCTGGTATACCTGGAACTGGGTTTTGGACTTTTGGTATACCGCGGGACTCTCCTCTGGTATACCTGACACTGGGTTTTGGGCTTATGCTATACCGCAGGACTCTCCTCTGGTATACCTGACACTTGGTTTTGGACTTTTGGTATACCGCGGGACTCTCCTCTGGTATACCTGACACTTGGTTTTGGGCTTTTGCTATACCGCAGGACTCTCCTCTGGTATACCTGACACTTGGTTTTGGACTTTTGGTATACCGCGGGACTCTCCTCTGGTATACCTGACGTAGGGTTTTTTATTTCTGCTATACCTAATTTTATACCTACTTGTGGTATGTGGTCTGAGAGACGCTCTTGTGGGACACCTGAACTCGTGGTTCTGCTTTCTCGTGATCCGCGAGACGTTCTTGCGGGACAGCTGAACTCGTGGTTCTGCTCTCTCGTGATCCGCGAGACGCTCTTGCGGGACACCTGAACTCGTGGTTCTACTCTCTCGTGTTCCGCGAGACGTTCTTGCGGGACACCTGAACTCGTGGTTCTGCTCTCTGGTGTTCCACGAGACGCTCTTGCAGGACACCTGGACTCGAGATTCCGACTTCTCGTGATCCGCGAGACGCTCTTGCAGGACACCTGGACTCGAGATTCCGACTTCTCGTGTTCCGCGAGACGCTCTTGCGGGACACCTGAACTCGTGGTTCTGCTCTCTGGTGTTCCACGAGACGCTCTTGCAGGACACCTGGACTCGAGATTCCGACTTCTCGTGTTCCGCGAGACGCTCTTGCAGGACACCTGGACTCGAGATTCCGACTTCTCGTGATCCGCGAGACGCTCTTGTGGGACACGTGAACTCGTGATTCAATTCTCTCGTGTTCCACGAGACGCTCTTGCAGGACACCTGGACTCGAGATTCCGACTTCTCGTGTTCCGCGAGACGCTCTTGCAGGACACCTGAACTCGTGATTCTACCCTCTCGTGTTCCGCGAGACGCTCTTGCAGGACACCTGGACTCGTGATTCCGACTTCTTGTGATCCGCAACACCCTCTTGCGGAGCACTTGAACCAGCTTCCCTGCCTTCTCGTGGTCCACAACACCAGCGTGCACACTCCCTCAGCACCCTCACGCCGTCAGAGAAAGTTGCAGGCTCTAGTTGTCAACCCAAACAAAAGAAACCACCCTCAGAAAGGATGGTTTCTTCTTATTAGTTTTGATCGTCAGACTCTGTTGCGTTTTCGTCTGCTTGATCATCTGCTTCTGCGTCAGCGTTGTTGTCGTCTGCGTTTGCATCCGTGTCATCGCCTGCTTCTGCTTCTGTATCATCCGCTGCGTCAGCATCGGAATCTGTATTTGTATCTGCACCAGTGTGCGCATCTGTTTCTTCAGATGTTTCACCTGCTGCATTGTCGTCTGTGTTTTCTGCTGCATCTTTTTCTGCTTTTTCTTCAGCCGCACGTGCTTCAAGTAGAGCAGCTAGTGGTTGATTTAGATATGTTTCTGGATTAATCGCTTCACCGTTGTGACGTACTTCAAAGTGTACGTGCGTTCCAGCTTCTTGGTTAAATTGGCTAGTTCCAGCGCTTCCAAGTGGCTGACCTTTTTTCACCATGTCTCCCGCTGCTACTTCCATGTTTGTTACGGAAGAGTAGTGCGTCATTACACCGTTGCCATGGTCGATTTCAATAACGTTTCCTAGTAAAGCGTCTTCTTGTACTGCAGCAACTGTTCCAGATAGAGCAGCTACTACTTCAAAGCTTGTGCCTTCTGCGTTCTTGATGTTTAGACCTTGGTTTTGGTGGTACTGCTGTTCAAAAACTACTAGTGCTGCTTCTTGATCTGCTGCGTCTGCAGTAGGATCATAGAATCCTTGGAAGATTTCCGCTGCGTCTGCTTCTAGTACTGGTAGAGAAAGAGTTTCGAATGAAGCGTTTACTTCAACTGCTTCTTCATTTCCTTGACCTGCTAGTTCTTCACCGTTTGGACCTTGCTCTGCTACATCGTTACCTGTTGCGTTATACCATAGAATTCCTGATACTGCGATTGCTGCCAATACTAGATATAGTGCTGGGTACAACCAACGTTTCTTTTTCATATTACCGATTTTTTGAGAAGTTCTGTTTTTTTCCTCTCTCATCTTCATCACCTCTGTCATCATTGTGAACAGATTGAGAGATTTCTATACACGCCTTTTAAAAAAAGTTAATTGATTATTATTCGACACATTTCATAAAATATGCATACCTTTGTCAAGAAACTGTCAAAGCCTTTGTGTTTCCTGGGCTCAAACGTATGCTACCATATTAGTGAGGTGGGAATTTGATGCGTATAAATCTGATAAAGTGGGGCGTTACGATTCTTCCATTTTTGTATATGGTGTTTATTTGGCACTTATCTAGTAGACCAGCAGATGCTTATGTATACATAGTGGATGATGGTATCGATGGTTTTATTAAAGAGTCCCTTCATTTAATAGAGTTTGCCATTTTGTATATAGTGAGTGTGCTTG is a genomic window containing:
- a CDS encoding M23 family metallopeptidase; translated protein: MREEKNRTSQKIGNMKKKRWLYPALYLVLAAIAVSGILWYNATGNDVAEQGPNGEELAGQGNEEAVEVNASFETLSLPVLEADAAEIFQGFYDPTADAADQEAALVVFEQQYHQNQGLNIKNAEGTSFEVVAALSGTVAAVQEDALLGNVIEIDHGNGVMTHYSSVTNMEVAAGDMVKKGQPLGSAGTSQFNQEAGTHVHFEVRHNGEAINPETYLNQPLAALLEARAAEEKAEKDAAENTDDNAAGETSEETDAHTGADTNTDSDADAADDTEAEAGDDTDANADDNNADAEADDQADENATESDDQN
- a CDS encoding DUF4212 domain-containing protein, with protein sequence MKKIDRAKAEAYVKEKNRYMAIYFLIGFLASFGVVFFAEPLSAITINGFPFHYFMGAQGAILIFIILLFVNAKVSDKIDQKYGIDETRNVMLSEGKAMDH
- the spoIIID gene encoding sporulation transcriptional regulator SpoIIID, with amino-acid sequence MHDYIKERTIKIGKYIVETKKTVRVIAKEFGVSKSTVHKDLTERLPEINPDLANEVKDILDYHKSIRHLRGGEATKQKYRKDEMGNEVVN
- a CDS encoding flagellar hook-basal body protein; this encodes MLRGFYTAASGMLTQQRRTEMLTNNMANANTPGFKADQASLRAFPEMLLQRMEEGGSIPTENGLRLPISPSIGSLNTGVYMQEGLPQFMQGALRQTDLTTDIALADIDIPVDEESGLQGVTFFTIQNAQGDIRYTRNGNFTLDGAGFLTMPDGSYVLSTEGQPIQLQSDQFTVRQDGVILENNEEIAQLGIAFSAQPQAMVKEGNGHYRLENGQENPVLPSAYANQDVRFDLRQGYIERSNVDVTRTMTDMMTAYRTFEANQKVLQAYDRSLEKAVTEIGRIG
- a CDS encoding sodium:solute symporter family protein codes for the protein MDAQFLVSMIIILATFALYIGIAVYNKATQTSDFYVAGRGVPPVFNGMAIGADWMSAASFIGLAGTIMLLGYDGLAYIMGWTGGYLFLTFLLAPQLRKYGRYTVPEFIGDRYNSHSARVIAAICTILISFVYSIGQLSGSGVVIGRLFEIDAKVGTMIGVVLIAFYAAFGGMKGITWTQVAQYLVLIIAYIIPVVFMSLQITANPLPWLSYGSIVEKMGQLDRDLGISEYFAPFTNGTKWQFLALMFTLMAGTAGLPHVIVRFYTVSTMKAARWSGAWALLFIGLLYLTAPAYAAFSRFILMTKIAGSELANLPAWTKSWVDTGKLQLADNNEDGILQWSELVISNDIVVMATPEIANLGMFVIGLVAAGAMAAALSTAGGLLISISSSFAHDIYYRVLKPDASERNRLFVARATIIGATVIAGLVALNPPGVITQIVAWAFAIASGTFFPALILGVWWKRSNTPGVISGLLIGLLVTLTYIFLARAGFTVAGIGDTGAGVFGAAAGFLSNIVVSLFTKAPSKELQDEVTNLRYPEQMVYKDGDVFMK
- a CDS encoding rod shape-determining protein; this encodes MLAKDIGIDLGTANVLIHVKGKGIVLNEPSVVAIDKNTNRVLAVGEDARRMVGRTPGNIIAIRPLKDGVIADFDVTESMLKYFINKLNVKGFLSKPRILICCPTNITSVEKKAIREAAEKSGGKQVELAEEPKVAAIGAGMDIFMPSGNMVVDIGGGTTDVAVLSMGDIVTSASIKMAGDRFDNEILQYIKKEYKLLIGERTAEDIKIKIATVFPGSRSESLEIRGRDMVSGLPRTITVHSEEIELALRESVSVIVQAAKNVLEKTPPELSADIIDRGVILTGGGALLHGIDMLLAEELKVPVLVAENPLDCVAIGTGIMLENMDKIKRRSIV